A portion of the Pseudoxanthomonas sp. JBR18 genome contains these proteins:
- a CDS encoding alpha/beta hydrolase — protein MVAIRKPVGAGAEVLSDPCQAIAPQPQTLSGARSFTYRQASGRDLRVHVLVPESEQGGAPRPAILFFFGGAWRVGDINAFRAQADACVARGYVAVLADYRVKCRDGTSPLDAVRDAHAAHTWLRAEAEGLGVDPARIVLSGGSAGGHLALTTAMKSARAHRPAALVLFNPAVDLVGPAPLALKLVARRISPSVLPVAGLPPTLVFHGQDDQVVPVHTVEAFCARAIRAGRLCQLQTYAGHGHGFFHGQQDDAALGRSPFADTLQRMWRFLDAQGLTPAG, from the coding sequence TTGGTCGCAATTCGCAAGCCGGTGGGCGCGGGGGCAGAGGTCCTTTCCGATCCCTGCCAGGCCATCGCCCCGCAGCCGCAGACCTTATCCGGTGCGCGCAGCTTCACCTACCGCCAGGCGTCCGGGCGCGACCTGCGCGTGCATGTGCTGGTGCCGGAGTCGGAGCAAGGCGGGGCGCCGCGGCCGGCGATCCTGTTTTTCTTCGGTGGGGCCTGGCGGGTGGGCGACATCAACGCCTTCCGCGCGCAGGCCGATGCCTGCGTGGCGCGCGGCTACGTGGCGGTGCTGGCCGACTACCGGGTCAAGTGCCGCGATGGCACCAGCCCGCTGGATGCCGTGCGTGATGCCCACGCCGCCCACACCTGGCTGCGCGCAGAAGCCGAGGGGCTGGGCGTGGACCCGGCGCGCATCGTCCTGTCCGGGGGCTCGGCCGGCGGCCACCTGGCGCTGACCACGGCGATGAAATCCGCGCGCGCGCATCGCCCCGCGGCGCTGGTGTTGTTCAATCCGGCGGTGGATCTGGTCGGCCCGGCACCGCTGGCGCTCAAGCTGGTCGCCCGGCGCATCTCGCCCAGCGTGCTGCCCGTGGCCGGGCTGCCACCGACGCTGGTCTTCCACGGACAGGACGATCAGGTGGTACCCGTCCACACCGTGGAGGCGTTCTGTGCGCGCGCCATCCGGGCCGGACGCCTGTGCCAGCTGCAGACCTACGCCGGGCATGGGCATGGCTTCTTCCACGGACAGCAGGACGATGCCGCGCTGGGGCGCTCGCCGTTTGCCGACACGCTGCAGCGAATGTGGCGGTTCCTGGACGCGCAGGGGCTCACGCCGGCGGGCTGA
- a CDS encoding excinuclease ABC subunit UvrA codes for MSQASPSGPAGFVRVRGAREHNLKDVDVDIPRDALVVFTGVSGSGKSSLAFGTLFAEAQRRYLDSISPYARRLIDQAGVPEVDAIEGLPPAVALQQQRGAPSTRSSVGSVTTISNSLRMLYSRAGDYPKGQEIIYADGFSPNTPAGACPTCHGLGRVYEATEASMVPDRSLTIRERAVAAWPGAWHGQNQRDILTTLGIDVDVPWSKLPKKTRDWILFTDEQPVVPVYPGFSLAQTQAALKRKTEPSYMGTFTSARRHVLHTFATTQSAQQKKRASQYLVSTLCPSCDGKRLRREALSVTFAGLDIGALSQLPLSEVAARLTPAAQGKAHRGDGHPEQAIAAQRIAQDLLARIAILQDLGLGYLTLERGTPTLSPGELQRLRLATQIRSQLFGVVYVMDEPSAGLHPADAQALLRALDQLKGAGNSIFVVEHEIDVIRHADWIVDVGPAAGEQGGQVLYSGPPAGLEQVQASATRRYLFGGQQAVHSRARQSSAWLQLRGITRNNVDGLDVDIPLGVFTTVTGVSGSGKSSLVSQALVELLADHLGQARADDEDALDPLERGEEVPTGGHIVAGLEHVRRLVRVDQKAIGRTPRSNLATYTGLFDHVRKRFAETPQARRRRFDAGRFSFNVAKGRCETCQGEGAVNVELLFMPSVYAPCPTCHGARYNAKTLEVELRGHNIAQVLRMTVAQAAEFFAQDATIARPLQVLIEVGLGYLRLGQPATELSGGEAQRIKLATELQRAQRRDTVYVLDEPSTGLHPADVDTLMTQLHGLVEAGNTVVVVEHDMRVAASSDWVIDMGPGAGDQGGTVIAAGLPAQVAKAKGSRTAPFLHEVLHPSGD; via the coding sequence ATGTCCCAAGCTTCCCCATCTGGCCCCGCCGGCTTTGTCCGCGTGCGTGGTGCGCGCGAGCACAACCTGAAAGACGTGGATGTGGACATCCCGCGCGATGCGCTGGTGGTGTTCACCGGGGTGTCGGGGTCGGGCAAGTCCTCGTTGGCCTTTGGCACCTTGTTCGCCGAGGCGCAGCGGCGCTACCTGGATTCGATCTCGCCCTATGCACGCCGGTTGATCGACCAGGCCGGCGTGCCCGAGGTGGATGCCATCGAAGGCCTGCCCCCGGCGGTGGCCTTGCAGCAGCAGCGTGGCGCGCCGAGTACGCGCTCGTCGGTGGGCAGTGTCACCACCATCTCTAACTCGCTGCGCATGCTGTACTCGCGCGCCGGCGATTACCCCAAGGGGCAGGAAATCATCTATGCCGATGGGTTTTCGCCCAATACCCCCGCCGGGGCGTGTCCCACCTGCCATGGACTGGGGCGTGTGTATGAAGCCACCGAGGCCTCGATGGTGCCCGACCGCAGCCTGACCATCCGCGAGCGCGCGGTGGCGGCCTGGCCCGGTGCCTGGCACGGGCAGAACCAGCGCGACATCCTGACCACGCTGGGCATCGATGTGGACGTGCCGTGGTCCAAGCTGCCCAAGAAGACCCGCGACTGGATCCTGTTCACCGACGAGCAGCCGGTGGTGCCGGTGTACCCGGGCTTCAGCCTGGCCCAGACCCAGGCCGCGCTCAAACGCAAGACCGAGCCCAGCTACATGGGCACCTTCACCAGTGCGCGGCGCCATGTGCTGCATACCTTTGCCACCACCCAGAGTGCGCAGCAGAAAAAACGCGCGTCCCAGTACCTAGTCAGCACGCTGTGCCCGAGCTGCGACGGCAAACGCCTGCGGCGCGAGGCGCTGTCGGTCACCTTTGCCGGGCTGGATATCGGGGCGCTCTCGCAGTTGCCCTTGAGCGAGGTGGCGGCACGGCTGACACCGGCTGCGCAGGGCAAGGCGCATCGCGGCGATGGTCATCCCGAGCAGGCCATCGCCGCCCAGCGCATCGCGCAGGATCTGCTGGCGCGCATCGCCATCCTGCAGGACCTGGGCCTGGGTTACCTGACCCTGGAGCGCGGCACGCCGACGCTTTCACCGGGCGAATTGCAGCGCCTGCGCCTGGCCACGCAGATCCGTTCGCAGCTGTTTGGGGTGGTCTATGTCATGGACGAGCCATCCGCTGGCTTGCACCCGGCCGATGCGCAGGCGCTGCTGCGGGCGCTGGATCAGTTGAAGGGCGCAGGCAATTCGATCTTCGTGGTCGAACACGAGATTGATGTGATCCGCCATGCCGACTGGATTGTGGATGTTGGTCCTGCGGCGGGCGAGCAAGGCGGGCAGGTGCTGTACAGCGGCCCGCCGGCCGGCCTGGAACAGGTGCAGGCCTCGGCCACCCGGCGTTATCTGTTTGGCGGGCAGCAGGCGGTGCACAGCCGTGCGCGCCAGTCCAGCGCCTGGCTGCAGCTGCGCGGCATCACCCGCAACAACGTCGATGGACTGGACGTGGACATTCCCCTGGGCGTGTTCACCACGGTCACTGGGGTCAGTGGGTCGGGCAAGTCCTCGCTGGTCAGCCAGGCGCTGGTGGAGTTGCTGGCCGATCACCTGGGCCAGGCACGCGCGGATGACGAAGACGCACTCGATCCGCTGGAGCGTGGGGAAGAAGTTCCCACCGGCGGCCACATCGTGGCCGGGCTGGAGCACGTGCGCCGGTTGGTGCGCGTGGACCAGAAAGCCATCGGCCGTACCCCGCGTTCCAACTTGGCCACCTACACCGGACTGTTCGACCATGTGCGCAAGCGCTTTGCCGAAACACCGCAGGCCAGGCGGCGGCGCTTCGATGCCGGGCGGTTTTCCTTCAACGTGGCCAAGGGCCGCTGCGAAACCTGCCAGGGCGAGGGCGCGGTCAATGTGGAACTGTTGTTCATGCCCAGCGTCTATGCGCCGTGCCCCACCTGTCATGGCGCGCGCTACAACGCCAAGACCCTGGAGGTGGAGCTGCGCGGTCACAACATCGCCCAGGTCCTGCGCATGACCGTGGCGCAGGCCGCGGAATTCTTCGCCCAGGACGCCACCATCGCCCGGCCGCTGCAGGTCCTGATCGAGGTGGGCCTGGGCTATCTGCGCCTTGGGCAGCCTGCGACTGAACTCTCTGGCGGCGAAGCCCAGCGCATCAAGCTGGCCACCGAGCTGCAGCGCGCCCAGCGTCGCGACACCGTGTACGTGCTGGATGAACCTTCCACCGGCCTGCACCCGGCGGACGTGGATACCTTGATGACCCAGCTGCACGGGCTGGTGGAGGCCGGCAACACCGTGGTGGTGGTCGAGCACGACATGCGCGTGGCCGCAAGCAGCGATTGGGTGATCGACATGGGGCCGGGCGCTGGCGACCAGGGAGGCACGGTGATCGCGGCGGGACTGCCAGCCCAGGTGGCCAAGGCCAAGGGAAGCAGGACGGCGCCGTTCCTGCATGAGGTGTTGCACCCCAGCGGCGATTGA
- a CDS encoding NAD(P)-binding domain-containing protein, which yields MKIGFIGSGNIGSIVARKAIEAGHEVVMSNSRGPETLSGLIGELGPKASAATAKDAAEQGEMVVVTIPLKDLKDVPVAPLAGKVIIDTMNYYPERDGQIAALDSGDTTTSEMTAEHLPESKVVKAFNSIHAEEIGTAARPKGDPERRALPIVGDDASAKAVVAELIESFGFDVLDAGNLHEGFRYENGTPAYGARVGKAELETLLAKA from the coding sequence ATGAAGATCGGATTTATCGGCAGCGGCAATATCGGCTCCATCGTGGCGCGCAAGGCCATCGAGGCCGGCCACGAGGTGGTCATGTCCAATTCGCGCGGGCCGGAGACCTTGTCCGGCTTGATTGGCGAGCTTGGTCCCAAGGCCAGCGCCGCCACTGCCAAGGACGCGGCCGAACAAGGCGAGATGGTGGTGGTCACCATTCCGCTGAAGGACTTGAAGGACGTGCCGGTCGCGCCGTTGGCCGGCAAGGTGATCATCGACACCATGAACTACTACCCCGAGCGCGACGGCCAGATCGCCGCGCTGGACAGTGGCGATACCACCACCAGCGAAATGACCGCCGAGCATCTGCCGGAATCGAAGGTGGTCAAGGCCTTCAACTCCATCCACGCCGAGGAGATCGGCACCGCGGCTCGGCCCAAGGGCGATCCGGAACGCCGCGCCTTGCCCATCGTCGGTGACGATGCCTCGGCCAAGGCCGTGGTGGCCGAGCTGATCGAATCTTTCGGTTTTGACGTGCTGGACGCCGGTAACCTGCATGAAGGCTTCCGCTACGAGAACGGCACCCCCGCCTACGGCGCCCGCGTCGGCAAGGCCGAGTTGGAAACGCTGCTGGCCAAGGCCTGA